In one window of Pristiophorus japonicus isolate sPriJap1 chromosome 9, sPriJap1.hap1, whole genome shotgun sequence DNA:
- the LOC139273759 gene encoding zinc finger protein 256-like, whose product MCGKGFPSSSTLLTHQRVHTGERPFTCSVCGKRFTQSSSLLTHQRVHTGERPFTCSVCGKRFTQSSNLLTHKRVHTGKRPFTCSECGKGFTQLSHLLTNQGAHTTERQFTCECGKGINLSSDLLKHQRVHIGDRPFTCSECGKGFTQSSNLLTHQRVHTGERPFTCSVCGKGFTQSCSLLTHQRVHTGERPFTCSECGKGFAQSSSLLKHHRVHTGERPFTCLECGKGFTSSSNLLTHQRIHTGERPFTCSECGKGFISSFNLLSHQQVHTTESPFTCSECGKRFTHSSILLTHQQVHK is encoded by the coding sequence atgtgtggaaagggattccctTCATCAtcaaccctgctgacacaccagcgagttcacactggggagaggccattcacctgctctgtgtgtgggaagcgattcactcagtcatccagcttgctgacacaccagcgagttcacactggggagaggccattcacctgctctgtgtgtgggaagcgattcactcagtcatccaacctgctgacacacaagcgagttcacactgggaagaggcctttcacctgctctgagtgtgggaagggattcactcagttatcccacctgctgacaaacCAGGGAGCTCACACTACAGAGAGACAGTTCAcctgtgagtgtgggaagggaatcAATTTGTCATCCGACCTGCTaaagcaccagcgagttcacattggagatagaccgttcacctgctctgagtgtgggaagggattcactcagtcatccaacctgctgacacaccagcgagttcacactggggagagaccattcacctgttccgtgtgtgggaagggattcactcagtcatgcagCCTGCTaacgcaccagcgagttcacactggggagaggccgttcacctgctccgagtgtgggaagggattcgctcagtcatccaGTCTGTTGAaacaccaccgagttcacactggggagaggccattcacctgtttggagtgtgggaagggatttactagtTCATCCAACCTTCTAACGCACCAgcgtattcacactggggagagaccgttcacctgctctgagtgtgggaagggattcattagtTCATTTAACCTTCTAtcgcaccagcaagttcacaccacGGAGagtccattcacctgctctgagtgtgggaagagattcactcattcatccatcctgctgacacaccagcaagttcacaagtga